The following nucleotide sequence is from Williamwhitmania sp..
TTCTCCCTCCATCATCTGTTTGATGAACAAGCCTCGAAGTTCTTCGGGTGAAGCTCCATTTAAGGTGTCAATCCGTTCCCGTAACATCTTAATTTTATCGTTCATTACGAGGTTGCCCGTAATAACGTAAAATCCTTCCATCGTTTCGCCCACTACAAACATTCCATTCCCAATCTGCTTCTCCTTTTCATCAAAATCGTCGGAATGTTTTGTTACGTTCTGAAGGCACTCAATGATTATGTGAAAAACTCTCTTTCTAATCGATGTCGGAAGTTGCTTTTCCTGAATCTTTCGGTTGGCCATTAAAGCAAATGACCTCATTATACTATGGTTCATTTCGCCCTTGTAAATAAGGGGAAACCCACTGGAAGCGAGCTCGTTAGTCAGTATTGACTTTATGAAATATATAACGTTATCCATGCGGTTTTTAATCAGCATGAAGTTAGAAAAAATATTTTGGTTGGATCGTGCAGGTTAGTAAAATGTGATTATAGATGTGTAATCGTTTACGGAAGGTATGTTTCAATCAACGAACAGGGCTTTTCTGGCACCAAACGGAAATTTCGCAAGTCAGCAGGAATTAGAATGGTTTCGCCTGCCTGTATCTTGGTCGATTTGCCAGAACTCTGGATGATGAATGCCGTTCCTTTAATGCAAATGTAAACAACAAAGGAGTCGATAAGGTTGTAATCCACTGCAAGTTCTTGGTCGAATTCAAGCAAGTTGGTCTTGAAGTAGGCAGACTCAACCAGCAGGCTAGGGTGGTTTTTTGTTTTAGAGTAGGTAACCTTACCTGATTTTTCACCAGCATAGTCAATTACGTCAATTGCGAGATCAACATGCAGCTCTCTCTCCATTCCCGCTTCATCTTTTCGTCCCCAGTCGCTGACCCGGTAAGTGATGTCCGATGTTTGCTGAATTTCAACCACCATTAACCCACTTCCCAATGCGTGGAGTTTGCCGGCAGGAATGTAAAATACATCTCCTGTTTTAGTTTTTTCAAAGTTTAGCAGCTGATCGAAGTTGCTGCTTTCTAATGCTTCTTTGAACTCCTTCTTGCTGGTTGGCCTGTTGAAGCCGTACACAAGTTCAGCGTCGGGTTCGCTATCGAGAACGTACCACATTTCTGTTTTGCCATAGGAGTGATGGCGCTCCATGGCGACCTCATCATTGGGATGTACTTGAAGAGAGAGCTTATCGTTGGCCTCTATGAACTTGATGAGCAAAGGGAATTCAGAACCAAATTTTTCATAAACTTTTTCACCCACCATGTCGCCCATGTAAATTTCTACCAACTCGTTCAGGCTATTGCCTTCCAGATAACCATTTTTGACGATCGATTCATCCCCTTCAACGGCAGATAGCTCCCAACTTTCACCAATTTTACCTGCAGGAAGGTTTTTTCGGGCAAATATTTTTGCGATTTTGTTCCCTCCCCAGATTTTCTCTTTGTAAATTGGCTGAAATTTAAGTGGGTATAATTCTTGCATGGTTTTGTAGTTAAAAAAATCAGTAATTAGGGAATGCACATCGTAAGGAATTCCCGAATATAATTATAAACTTTGCAAAGTTAGCATATAAATTCTTTGAGAGTATGTTGATAATTGGTATTGCTGGAGGAACTGGTTCAGGCAAGACTACTGTAGTAAAAAAACTTGTTGACTGTTTGCCTCCAGGCGAGGTTACCGTTATTCCTCAGGATTCATACTATAAGGATAGCAGCCACCTGCCTATGGATCAGAGGCAGGAAATTAATTTTGACCACCCTTCATCAGTTGAGTTTGAGTTGCTGGTGGAGAATCTAAAGAAACTCAAGAAAGGGGAGGCTGTAAATCAGCCAATTTACTCCTACCTCACCTGCGCTAGGGCGGCAGAAACTGTGTATATCGAGCCAAAGCATGTTATAATTGTTGAGGGAATATTGATTTTCACCAATCCGGAGTTGCGCGATCTGCTGGATATTAAAGTCTTTGTGGACGCAGATCCTGATGATAGACTTAGCCGCGTTGTCCGTCGCGACATTATTGAGCGGGGTCGATCCGTAAACAAGGTTCTCGAGCGTTACGAAAAAACAGTGAAGCCGATGCACCTTCAATTTATAGAACCAACTAAGCGATATGCTGACATTATTGTTCCTCAAGGAGGAAACAATGAAGTTGCTGTTAGCATTCTTACCACCATTATAGAAAAAACACTTCACCAACATGGCTATTAGCAATGCTTAATGAAGTAAACATAGAGAACATACTATTTTTAGACATCGAAACGGT
It contains:
- a CDS encoding SiaB family protein kinase, whose protein sequence is MDNVIYFIKSILTNELASSGFPLIYKGEMNHSIMRSFALMANRKIQEKQLPTSIRKRVFHIIIECLQNVTKHSDDFDEKEKQIGNGMFVVGETMEGFYVITGNLVMNDKIKMLRERIDTLNGASPEELRGLFIKQMMEGEIDTKGGAGLGLIDIARKSGRKLYYHFVPFNERAHYFILVVTIPSSHNVV
- the udk gene encoding uridine kinase; the protein is MLIIGIAGGTGSGKTTVVKKLVDCLPPGEVTVIPQDSYYKDSSHLPMDQRQEINFDHPSSVEFELLVENLKKLKKGEAVNQPIYSYLTCARAAETVYIEPKHVIIVEGILIFTNPELRDLLDIKVFVDADPDDRLSRVVRRDIIERGRSVNKVLERYEKTVKPMHLQFIEPTKRYADIIVPQGGNNEVAVSILTTIIEKTLHQHGY
- a CDS encoding type I phosphomannose isomerase catalytic subunit, whose product is MQELYPLKFQPIYKEKIWGGNKIAKIFARKNLPAGKIGESWELSAVEGDESIVKNGYLEGNSLNELVEIYMGDMVGEKVYEKFGSEFPLLIKFIEANDKLSLQVHPNDEVAMERHHSYGKTEMWYVLDSEPDAELVYGFNRPTSKKEFKEALESSNFDQLLNFEKTKTGDVFYIPAGKLHALGSGLMVVEIQQTSDITYRVSDWGRKDEAGMERELHVDLAIDVIDYAGEKSGKVTYSKTKNHPSLLVESAYFKTNLLEFDQELAVDYNLIDSFVVYICIKGTAFIIQSSGKSTKIQAGETILIPADLRNFRLVPEKPCSLIETYLP